Below is a window of Thermogemmatispora onikobensis DNA.
AGTCCTTGCTCCTGCATTTTTTGTCGCAATTCTTGCTCGTCAGGATGATTTGATCCTTGCCAACGAATTACTTGCATAGCTTCTTCCTCACTTTCTGATACTAAGCTGGCGCCATTATCCCAGCCAATCGTATTTTCAGGAGTATAGGACGAATTTGTAAATAGCTGATGATGGCCTGCTAAAAGCTCTGTTAACAGAGACAAATCAGCCAGACGAGCCAGCAGAAAGGAGAGCCGCCGCGGCCAGGTGGGCCAGAGACAAAAAAGACCGGGGTTCACTCCTGGCTCCCGGACTGGAGAGCGAACCCCGGTCTTCACCTTACATCGTCGGCACGGGAAAGCCCCGCTCTTTTGGGAGCAGCGTCAAGAAAAGCCTTGCCATGAGGACACACCTCTGTCCTGGCTGTAGACTGGTGCTCGATCGAGATCACAATGCTGCGCGCACTGTTCTCACAAGAGCTTTAGAACTATTCCGTACTGGCGGGCAATCGGGGACGGGCCTCTCGCAGAAGAGGCAAAACGCTTCTGGACAGCCAGCCGCCACCCGTTATGGCAGGGCCACAACGGGTGGCGGCAGGATGAAGGAAGACCCCCGCCCTTTTCAGGCGGGGAGTGTCAGGCTGAAGAGAAGCTGAACGTAGCCAGTTCTTCGCTGGCTAGTCAGCAGGCTACTCAGGGAGGGTCAGGCTAGGGCTGATGTTCCTCTTTAGTCTCTTTGGCCTTGTCGCCGGCATGTTGGGCAGCCTCCTTCACCTGCTCGGCAGCCTCATGCAGCTTCTCGCCCACTTTGCCGAGCAGCCCCTGGGCCTTGCCCTCAACCTTGTCGGCCTTACCCTCGGCTTGCAGCTGCTCGTTGCCAGTCAGGTTCCCCAGTGACTCTTTCAGGCCACCCTGAGCCTCTTTGGCCTTGCCTTCGAGTTCATCTTTATTCATCGTAGTGTTTCCTTCCTTTCTTCGTCATCTATCATCTGCTCTCTTCCTGGGCGCAAGTACGCCAGCCAAACAGCCAGCATGCCCCCGGCAATCGCGCGTCTGGCCTATGAGCATCACAGAGAGGGTCAACCCTTTCAGCGGTCACGATAGTGCGGATGGCGAGCGGAGGCCACCCATGTGCCAGCAAGGCAGACCAGTGCTCCCCCCAGACCCCACAACAGGCACCAGAGCACCTCTAAGACAGCGGTGCCGGCATCCAGCGTGGCGGTACCAGTCAGATTGCCCGGATAGGCAGGAATAAAGCTGGTCGGCCAGAGAAGCAGCGAGTAGACAATGCCTCCGACGGCCCCCGCCAGGAAGCCTAGACGCCGACGCACAGCGATCCGCCCAAGAATGAGACCACCGATGAAAGACACAATGAGCGCCACCAGCCAGGTAATCCCGTAGATGGCGGCTAGCAGCAACGCTACTCGCACAGTGAGCGCATCGCGCATAACCTGGCGATGAGCCTCATTGAAGAGGCCAGCGTTCACCAAGACGAGGACAATGGTGACCAGAGCTACGAGTACGCCCATAAGCAGGCCGCTGATAAGCGCGTAGCGCGTCCCCCGCTCGGGCAAGCGCGCCGGTTCCCGCGCCGGACTGGCCTCCTCTTTCCTCACACTGGCCCCAGGCGTCGATTGTACCGGCTCTACGCGCACGGTCTCCGGCTCAGGAACTGGGACCTCCGCGCCTAAGCCCCCGGCCTGCTCCGCCGGTCTGCCTGCTCCTTTCGCTGCTGTATGGAGCTGATGAACATCTTCCATAATGTGCTCACTTTCTCTGACCCTTTAGCGACCGGAGTAGCTTGTTGCTGTTTTGCAAATGTACAAACCGACCTGCATCCCTTTCCCTTCCAGGAGCAGCTGCGCCCTTCAGGAATCCTTTTGCAAAGCTTCGGTCCGTGTAGAAACACGTGAGATAGGTCGCTCAGGTTTCAATCGTTAACCCCAACAGCAGTCGCCGCCGGCTCCCCCCAGCTACCCCAGGTCAGCCCTCACGCGGAGCAGCGGGACTGGCCTGGGCCAGACCACAACTTTATTGACAGCCCTTGAAAAGGCTCCCCATAATAGGATCAAGAACATGCCTTGAAAGGATGGTTGCTTACAGAACAGGCAGAAGGGTATGACACCGCCGGAGCCACTGCGTAGTGCCAGGGCCGTCCCGGGTTCGCCTGCCCTACGCAGCACGATAACCAGACAGACAAAGCAGACCAGGCCAGAGAGAAAGGCCGGGGAGGGTGGGCTATGAAGAACACCCTCTTCTCGCGCTTTGTAGCACCGCCGGCGCCCGCACGCCCAGACCGGCAGTCGGTCGTCACGCTGTTACGCCGCTTGATCAGGGGCCTGCTGGCGCTTACTGTGGCTTTGTTGGGCTGCATCAATGGCCTTGTGGTCTTGCTGCCATCGCACCCGGGACGCCTGGAGCTGCTGCGCGACCTGCTGACTACCATCGCTCTGCTGGCGCCTTTTGGGCCTGCTTTCTGGCCCTTCGTGCAGACCAGCCATACCATCGCGCTGCTGATCGGCTTCTTCTTGATCCTGCTCGCACTCGGCCTGGCCCGTGGCAAAGAGCGCGCCTGGCAAGTGACCATGTTTCTCTTACCCTTGTCGGCCTTGCTGCATGTGCTGCGTGGTCTGGCCCTTGAGGAGGCCCTGCTTTCCTGCGGCCTCTGGGGAGTACTGTTGCTGGCCCGCCCCTGCTTTCAGGTGGCAAGCGATCCCTGGCGAGCTCGCCAGGGCTTTGCCTTGTTGGCCATTGGAGCCGCCTTGCTCCTCCTCTACGGCATCGGTGGCTACTATCTGATCGAAGGGCAGTTTCTGACAACGAGCGGCACCGGGGGCACGCTGCTGGCCCTGCTGCGTCGAATGCTGAATCTGCCCGCTCAAGAGCTGCTGCCGTTGACCCGACGGGCGCGCTGGTTTCTGGACTCGCTGCCCATCCTGGCGGCCACCGCCTTGTTCACTGGCATGGTGGCCTTGCTGCGCCCTGTCAGCGCCCGCTGGTGGCTTGCCCAGCAACGGGAGCGTCTGGCCCTGGTCGAGCGCCAGGCCCTTGATCTGCTGCAGCGTTATGGACAGGAAACACTGGCCTTCTTCGCCCTGGACCCGGCGAACTTACGCTACCTGGCCCCCAATGGCGAGGGCCTCGTCGCCTACCGGTTGGTCAACACGGTCGCTGTGGTCCCCGGTGACCCCATCTGTCCCCCGGAGGCACGCGAGCAGGTCAGTCGCGCCTTTCTGGAACTGTGTCAGCGCAATGGCTGGCAGGTGGCCATCTACCAGGGCCACCCTGCTTATCTACCTTATTATCGCGCCTGCGGCCTGAGCATCTTTAAAATTGGCGAGGAGGCCCTCATCGATCCACGCAGCTTCAGCCTGAGCGGCTCAGCTATGGCCAACGTACGCACCAGCAGCCGCCGGGCCGAGCGCGAGGGGGTGACCCTGCGTTGGTTGGAAGAGGCGCCTCCACCAGAGCTGTACGCGCAGATGGTCCAGCTCTCGCGCGCCTGGCTTCAACAGAAAGGGGCCCGCGAAACGGAAGAAATGGGCTTCAGCATGGGACGCCTCAGCGAGTTGCCCGCAATGGCCCAACGGGCCCATCTGATCGCGGCAATCGCCGCTGAGAGCACGCACTCGGAGGTGAGTCGGCAGCCCGTGCCTCGCCTGACACTTGGGCTGGCCTTCGATCGCACGAACAAGCTCTGCGCTTTTGCCTCTTTTACGCCAATCTATGGTCACCAGGACAGTAGGGATGGCCTGCGCCGTGACTGGGGCTGGGCCCTCGATTTGATGCGTCGCGCTCCTGATGCCCCTTATGGAGTCATGGAGCTGCTCTTAGTGCGCGCCATCGAGCGCTTCCGTGAGGCCGGGGCCTGGCTCATGAGCCTGGGTCTGATCGCCGCCAGCGATACCAACCAGGAGCTTTCCGCTGGCCAGCGCGCCATCGCCAACTTTTTGCTGGAGCATGTCCATATTCTGGAAGAGCATCGCACGCTCTTTCGCTTCAAGCAAAAGTTTCAGCCGCGCTGGGAGAGCCGCTACGTGGCCGCCAGCAATACGCTGGCCCTGCCGCGCATCGCGCTGGCCATTCTCAACGCTCATCAGCAGCGTCCAGCGGTTGGGGAGCCTGTCCCTGGACTGCCAAATCAGAGTCTGCTCACGATAGATCGATGAAGAATAGATGGGAGCCTTCGGGCCTGGTCAGAGAGAAACGCCCGCGCCGCCCGCTGCGGGCGTTTGTGCCGCCGCTGCTCTCCTTTGTTGGGGCCCTGCTCGGCGGCGCGCTGCTTACCATTGGCATGACCCCTGGACTGAGCGCGCTGCTTATTGCGCTGGGCCTGGACATACAGCGCACCCAGATGCTGACGGCCCTTTTCTGCTGTGCGGGCGCTGGTTTCTGCGGGGGCCTGGTCGGACGTCGCCTTCCGGGTGCTTTACCTGCCAGCCTCCTGCTCTTTTGGTCGGCCTATCTGCAGGATTTCATCGGGGCCGAGCTCCAGCCAGTACATGATCCCGGCGGCCAGTTGGAGCCGCTCAACGTGGGGGCCTTGCTTCACACGGTGCTGATGCTGCTGGCGCTGGCACTACTGACGGCCTTTGCCGGCTGTGCGATCGGCGAGGCTCTGGCCCGTGTGCTCTTCGATCCCATCGCCCAGACCTGGCAGCGCCTGCGCTCTCACGAGCGGCCCGCCCTCGCCACCTTGCAGGAGACCGCGCCGCTCCCCCCCTCAGAGCTGGTAGCGCCTGCTGCCCCTCAATCACGGCCTCTGACTCTCGTGGGGTCCTGGCTCCTGGTCGCCCTGCTGGTCGCTTCACTGGTGCTGGCAGCCGGCTCAGGCGATCTTTTTCTCTTTGCTCCCGACACCGGCATCCACACACCGCCAGTCATCCAGACCGCCGCCGGACGCCCGAGCAAGGGCACAGTGGTCAAGGACAGCTTCGTCAGCCCCGCCCTGCATGGACAGCGCCGCTCGTTCCTGGTCTACCTGCCGCCGTCCTACAATACGCCTGCCGGCCAACAACAGCGCTACCCGGTGCTCTATCTGCTGCACGGCTCTCCCGGTAAGATCGTCGACTGGATCACCGGTGGCAAGGCCGAGCAATCCGCCGATACCCTGATTGATCTGGGGAAGATTCCTGAGCTGCTGATGGTTTTCCCTGATGGAAATGGGCGTCCCGGTGCAACCAGTGAATGGGGCAACAGCGGCGATGGCAAACAACTGCTGGAGAATTACGTGGCTATCGATTTAGTTCACTACATTGACAGCCACTACCGCACGATCCCCTCGCCGGCGGATCGCGCCATCGGTGGGAACTCAATGGGCGGCTTTGGGGCGGCCAACATCGCTATCCACCACCCTGACGTTTTCGGCTTTGTCATCTCGCTGGGCGGCTACTACCGCGCCGAGGGCCTGATCTGGGGCAGCAACCCGGCTTATCGACGCGCTAATAGCCCCCTCTCTACCATCGCCGGCAATCGCCGCAGCCAGCGGCTGGCCTTCTTCCTGGGAGCGGCCACCAGGGACCAGCCTTACTATAGCGACACGCTGCAGTTCGCCCAGGTGCTCAAACAGCTCCACGTGCGCTATACGCTGGATGTCGAAAAAGGCTATCATTCGTGGCACGTCTGGGAGACCCAGCTCTACCATGCCCTGCTCTGGCTCCACTGGGGCCAGAGCGCTCACTTCTCAGTCAGTTAGGAGAAATGGGGGACGGCTGGCTGGTGGAGTTCTAGAGGCTCAGCGCACCAGCTTGCCGATTCCACCATCAGCGTGCTATACTCTGACAAGACATACTACTGTTTTGTTCCGTTTGTGTGATCCCCGTGACCGCGTCTATTCTTTAGCCCCAGCACCGGGCGGAGTAGCAATAGCGAGCGCTACGCCTCCTCTCTGGGGCGCCGCGGCTCAACGGGCCAAGGAGGTGAGGGACATGGACGCTGGCCCAAGTAGTAGTAGGCGTGTAGCTTTTACATGCCTGCTCGCGGGTAAGTGTGTGTCGCCTCATCGAGTAGGGGGGATCTAGCTTTCGCCCGACGTATACTGGCGCACGGTCTCATCGCTCACTCCTTTGTTCTGGAGAGCAATTAGTCAGTCAGTCATCGTCTCCTCCGTATCACCACCTTACTCGATGAGCGCGATCCTCTGCCAGCGGTCAGCCGCTATCGAGTAAACACTTCCCGCCTGTCTGCCAGTCAGTCCTACGTGCCCTTTTTTCAAGGGTGCCCCTGTACACAAGGGTTTCCCGCTACAACATCAGCACTGACCGGGCCGATACCCGGCTTGCTCCATCATGCTCTGGTCTAGCAGAGCAGCGCGGAGCAGCGCTACGGCCTGGGGTCGACGCCCGGCACCGCGCCCACCCGCGGCCCCCGGTCAGGCTGTATTCACTGTGTCCGTCAAGCAAATACACACACACGTCGCTATCTCCTCTCGCTCAACCACATTGCTGTGGCCGAGCGACCGGCCTGTATTGTCTATCGAGCAGACAAGGAAAGGTGGTGATACCCTTGATCTACTTGAGCACACTGCTGCGTCAGAGTGTCCATGATAGCGAGGGGCGGCGCCTGGGTACACTTGGCGATCTGTATGTCTCGCCGCGCGAGACCTTTCCCTGTGTCACGGCGCTGGTGGTGCGCCCACCATTGAATACCAATACGCTGGTCGTGCCCTGGTCCCAGGTGCACAGCCTGGAAGAGACTCCTATCACTTTGAAGGTTCGTCAGGCCGAGATTACTCCCTACACGCCTCAGCCGGATGAGC
It encodes the following:
- a CDS encoding CsbD family protein, which produces MNKDELEGKAKEAQGGLKESLGNLTGNEQLQAEGKADKVEGKAQGLLGKVGEKLHEAAEQVKEAAQHAGDKAKETKEEHQP
- a CDS encoding bifunctional lysylphosphatidylglycerol flippase/synthetase MprF, with amino-acid sequence MKNTLFSRFVAPPAPARPDRQSVVTLLRRLIRGLLALTVALLGCINGLVVLLPSHPGRLELLRDLLTTIALLAPFGPAFWPFVQTSHTIALLIGFFLILLALGLARGKERAWQVTMFLLPLSALLHVLRGLALEEALLSCGLWGVLLLARPCFQVASDPWRARQGFALLAIGAALLLLYGIGGYYLIEGQFLTTSGTGGTLLALLRRMLNLPAQELLPLTRRARWFLDSLPILAATALFTGMVALLRPVSARWWLAQQRERLALVERQALDLLQRYGQETLAFFALDPANLRYLAPNGEGLVAYRLVNTVAVVPGDPICPPEAREQVSRAFLELCQRNGWQVAIYQGHPAYLPYYRACGLSIFKIGEEALIDPRSFSLSGSAMANVRTSSRRAEREGVTLRWLEEAPPPELYAQMVQLSRAWLQQKGARETEEMGFSMGRLSELPAMAQRAHLIAAIAAESTHSEVSRQPVPRLTLGLAFDRTNKLCAFASFTPIYGHQDSRDGLRRDWGWALDLMRRAPDAPYGVMELLLVRAIERFREAGAWLMSLGLIAASDTNQELSAGQRAIANFLLEHVHILEEHRTLFRFKQKFQPRWESRYVAASNTLALPRIALAILNAHQQRPAVGEPVPGLPNQSLLTIDR
- a CDS encoding alpha/beta hydrolase, which encodes MKNRWEPSGLVREKRPRRPLRAFVPPLLSFVGALLGGALLTIGMTPGLSALLIALGLDIQRTQMLTALFCCAGAGFCGGLVGRRLPGALPASLLLFWSAYLQDFIGAELQPVHDPGGQLEPLNVGALLHTVLMLLALALLTAFAGCAIGEALARVLFDPIAQTWQRLRSHERPALATLQETAPLPPSELVAPAAPQSRPLTLVGSWLLVALLVASLVLAAGSGDLFLFAPDTGIHTPPVIQTAAGRPSKGTVVKDSFVSPALHGQRRSFLVYLPPSYNTPAGQQQRYPVLYLLHGSPGKIVDWITGGKAEQSADTLIDLGKIPELLMVFPDGNGRPGATSEWGNSGDGKQLLENYVAIDLVHYIDSHYRTIPSPADRAIGGNSMGGFGAANIAIHHPDVFGFVISLGGYYRAEGLIWGSNPAYRRANSPLSTIAGNRRSQRLAFFLGAATRDQPYYSDTLQFAQVLKQLHVRYTLDVEKGYHSWHVWETQLYHALLWLHWGQSAHFSVS